From the genome of Haloplanus vescus:
GTCCACCGCGGCGAGGCCCGGGTCGTCGCCGACGGCGGCGTTATCGCCGAACGCCGAGACCATATTGACGCCCGTCGTCACCGGCGCCGCCGCTCGGCCGGTCACGTCTTTCACCTCGTAGAAGCCCCTATCGACGGCCGACCACTCCAGTTCCTCGGCGTTGCGCGTGACGACCCCGAACATACCCGTCGGTACGGGCGTCGACAGGTAAGGGATTTGGATGGGGCGTTTTTCGGCAGGGCTATCCGGTGAGAGTCGCCGGGTGTTACGAGAACCGCGTCAGAACGGAGTCGCCGCGTGGCGATTACTCTTCGACGTCGACTTCGACCGGTTCCTTGTCACCGGACAGCAGGACGTAGCCGATTGCGATCAGTGCGAGCACCAGGATGAACTTCGTCTTCCCTGACATGGGTATTCGTTGGACCACCGGTCACAAAGCGGTTTCGCCCGCGCCGCGGGCGTCGATGTGTTCCGCCACGTCCTCCTCGCGGACGATGGTGTCACAGTACGAACACCGGACGCCATCGTCGAGCACCTCGAACGCCGTCTTAACGGGTTCGTCGGCGTTCGTGATGCAGTTGTGATTGGGGCAGACGAGGATGCCGGTCACCGAGTCGGTTCGCTCCACCCGGTTTTTCTCCACCACGTCGAAATCCCGGATGATGTTGATGGTCGCCTGCGGGGCGATGAGCGAGATTACGTCCACCTCGGACTGGCTGAGTTCGCGTCCCTCCACCTTCACCACGTCCTTCTGTCCTACCTTCCCGCTCGGGACGTTCATCCCGATGCTGACGCTCTCGCCGCCGCTACCGTCGATGCCGAGGACGGCGAGGACGTTCAGCGCCTGTCCGGCGGTGACGTGGTCGATGACGGTTCCGTTGCGAATCTTGCTGACGCGGAGTTCTTTGTCGCTCATCGGTCACCTCCGAGAAGGATGTCGAGTAGCGCCATCCGAACGGGCACGCCGTTGTGCGCTTGCTCGAAGTATTTGGCGTGGGTCGTCTCGTCGACGTCCGGCGCGATTTCGTCGACGCGCGGGAGCGGATGCATCACCGTCAGGTCGTCGGGCGCGGCTTCAAGCGTCTCGGCGTCGATGCGGTACTCGCCCGCGACCTCTCGATACTCGCGTTCCTCGGGGAAGCGCTCGCGCTGAATCCGGGTCACGTAGAGCACGTCGAGTTCCGAGAGCACGTCCTCGATATCGGTGTGTTCGCGCACCTGCGCGCCCGCCTCGTGCAGGTCGTAGCGGACGCTTCGAGGCAGGCGCAGGCTCTCGGGACTGATGAAGTGTTGGCGCGCGTCGAAGTTGGTGAGCGCGTGGGCCAGTGAGTGGACCGTCCGCCCGTACTTCAGGTCGCCCATGATGCCGATGGTGAGGTCGTCCAGCCCCGCGTTCTCCCGAATCGTATAGAGGTCGAGCAGC
Proteins encoded in this window:
- the pyrI gene encoding aspartate carbamoyltransferase regulatory subunit codes for the protein MSDKELRVSKIRNGTVIDHVTAGQALNVLAVLGIDGSGGESVSIGMNVPSGKVGQKDVVKVEGRELSQSEVDVISLIAPQATINIIRDFDVVEKNRVERTDSVTGILVCPNHNCITNADEPVKTAFEVLDDGVRCSYCDTIVREEDVAEHIDARGAGETAL
- the pyrB gene encoding aspartate carbamoyltransferase yields the protein MLQDHLISAAHLSRDDIEAVLDHAAAVDADPDLVRGRHDGRVLALCFFEPSTRTKMSFESAMKRLGGETVDMGAVDSSSVKKGESLADTVRVIEGYADAIVLRHPSEGSAKLASEFVDVPLVNAGDGAGQHPSQTLLDLYTIRENAGLDDLTIGIMGDLKYGRTVHSLAHALTNFDARQHFISPESLRLPRSVRYDLHEAGAQVREHTDIEDVLSELDVLYVTRIQRERFPEEREYREVAGEYRIDAETLEAAPDDLTVMHPLPRVDEIAPDVDETTHAKYFEQAHNGVPVRMALLDILLGGDR